A stretch of Plesiomonas shigelloides DNA encodes these proteins:
- the recJ gene encoding single-stranded-DNA-specific exonuclease RecJ, with amino-acid sequence MNVEICRRPHVDDAHLSAVQPPLLRQIYASRGVQSMPELERSVKGMLDYRLLHGVDAATELLYQAMLAERQITIVGDFDADGATSTALSVLALRSLGANKVNFLVPNRFEDGYGLSPEVVVQAEALGAELIMTVDNGISSHSGIEEAHRRGIQVLVTDHHLPGDTLPDADAIVNPNLEQCAFPSKALAGVGVAFYLMLALRTRLREANWFSERQLAEPNLAELLDLVALGSVADVVPLDANNRILIWQGLSRIRAGRCRPGITALLEIANKDRTQLVASDLGFALGPRLNAAGRLDNMSLGVALLLCDDMATARQLACDLDVLNQTRREIEQGMQQEALNLCQKLDQDHNLLPFGLALFHPEWHQGVVGILASRIKERFHRPVIAFAPAGDGIIKGSGRSISGLHMRDALERIDSRHPGLILRFGGHAMAAGLSIHEQRFDDFQRCFADIVTEWLEPSALQGKIWTDGPLPAEMMSMHTAELLRAAGPWGQNFPEPLFDGEFNLLQQRKVGERHLKMLLEPVDGGPLLDGIAFNVDTQIWPDPSVRKVTLAYRLDINEFRGNRSLQLLVEHLEPH; translated from the coding sequence ATGAACGTTGAGATTTGCCGGCGTCCTCATGTGGATGACGCCCACCTGTCTGCCGTGCAGCCGCCGCTGCTGCGGCAAATTTATGCCAGCCGTGGCGTGCAATCGATGCCAGAGCTGGAGCGCTCAGTAAAAGGGATGCTGGATTATCGTCTGCTGCACGGTGTCGATGCGGCGACGGAGTTGCTGTATCAGGCCATGCTGGCCGAGCGTCAGATCACGATTGTGGGTGACTTTGATGCCGATGGGGCCACCAGTACCGCCTTGAGCGTCTTGGCACTGCGCAGCCTTGGGGCGAACAAGGTCAATTTTCTGGTGCCGAACCGTTTTGAAGATGGTTATGGTTTAAGCCCGGAAGTGGTGGTGCAAGCCGAAGCGCTGGGCGCAGAGCTGATCATGACCGTGGATAACGGTATTTCGTCGCATAGTGGGATTGAAGAAGCGCATCGGCGCGGTATTCAGGTGCTGGTTACCGATCACCACCTGCCGGGCGATACTCTGCCGGATGCCGATGCCATCGTGAACCCGAATCTGGAGCAATGCGCGTTTCCGTCCAAAGCGCTGGCGGGGGTTGGGGTCGCATTTTATCTGATGTTGGCGCTGCGTACGCGTCTGCGTGAAGCCAATTGGTTCAGTGAGCGCCAATTAGCCGAGCCGAATCTGGCCGAGCTGCTGGATTTGGTGGCGCTGGGGAGCGTGGCTGATGTGGTGCCGCTGGATGCCAATAACCGAATTTTAATTTGGCAGGGCTTAAGTCGCATTCGCGCAGGGCGTTGTCGTCCGGGGATCACTGCGCTGCTGGAAATCGCTAACAAAGATCGTACTCAGTTAGTGGCGTCCGATTTAGGGTTTGCACTGGGCCCGCGTTTAAATGCAGCAGGACGTCTTGACAACATGTCATTAGGTGTTGCATTACTCTTGTGTGACGATATGGCAACAGCCCGTCAGTTAGCCTGTGATTTGGACGTTTTAAACCAGACTCGGCGCGAAATTGAGCAGGGTATGCAGCAGGAAGCATTAAATCTTTGCCAGAAACTAGATCAAGATCATAATTTGTTACCTTTCGGTCTTGCACTGTTTCACCCAGAGTGGCATCAAGGAGTGGTAGGGATTCTAGCTTCACGCATAAAAGAGCGTTTTCATCGTCCCGTGATTGCATTTGCACCAGCAGGCGATGGGATTATCAAAGGCTCGGGGCGTTCGATTAGCGGACTGCACATGCGTGATGCGTTAGAGCGAATTGACTCGCGTCATCCCGGATTGATTTTACGCTTTGGTGGTCATGCGATGGCAGCGGGATTGTCCATCCATGAACAGCGGTTCGACGATTTTCAGCGCTGTTTCGCCGACATTGTCACCGAGTGGCTCGAGCCTTCGGCACTGCAAGGCAAAATCTGGACTGATGGTCCGTTGCCGGCAGAGATGATGAGCATGCATACCGCTGAATTGCTACGCGCCGCCGGGCCGTGGGGACAAAACTTCCCCGAGCCACTGTTTGACGGGGAATTTAACCTGTTGCAGCAGCGTAAAGTGGGTGAGCGACACCTGAAAATGTTGCTAGAGCCGGTAGACGGTGGCCCATTACTGGATGGGATCGCATTTAACGTCGATACTCAGATTTGGCCGGATCCGTCAGTGCGAAAAGTGACCCTGGCTTATCGGTTGGATATCAACGAGTTTCGGGGTAACCGTAGCCTGCAATTGCTGGTGGAGCATCTGGAGCCGCATTAA
- the dsbC gene encoding bifunctional protein-disulfide isomerase/oxidoreductase DsbC: MKKTFTAAAVLSLFVWQGAQADDAQIQSKLSALGITNAQIKPSPLAGMKTVLSDSGVLYVSDNGEFILQGPMFQLTGQQPVNVTNQLLMQQLAKMDNEMIVYKAKDQKYVVTVFTDTTCGYCRKLHDEMKEYNDLGITVRYLAFPRYGIGSNSANQMAGIWAAADRKQAFSDAMAGKEVPAQDSKASVIAQQFTLGHQFGVQGTPAILLPNGDLLPGYRDPKGLLEVLKAYK; this comes from the coding sequence ATGAAAAAGACGTTTACTGCTGCCGCTGTACTGAGTCTGTTTGTCTGGCAGGGTGCTCAGGCTGATGATGCTCAGATCCAAAGCAAACTGAGTGCGCTGGGGATCACCAATGCGCAGATCAAGCCATCGCCACTGGCGGGCATGAAAACGGTACTCAGCGACAGCGGTGTTCTGTATGTCAGCGATAACGGTGAGTTTATCCTGCAAGGGCCGATGTTCCAGCTGACTGGCCAACAGCCGGTGAACGTGACCAACCAGCTGCTGATGCAACAACTGGCCAAGATGGACAACGAGATGATCGTGTACAAGGCCAAAGATCAGAAGTACGTGGTCACCGTCTTTACCGATACCACCTGTGGCTATTGCCGCAAGTTGCACGATGAGATGAAAGAGTACAACGATCTGGGCATTACCGTGCGCTATCTGGCTTTCCCTCGTTACGGCATTGGCTCGAACTCGGCCAACCAAATGGCCGGTATTTGGGCTGCCGCTGATCGCAAGCAAGCCTTTAGCGATGCGATGGCAGGTAAAGAGGTGCCGGCGCAAGACAGCAAAGCATCGGTGATTGCGCAGCAGTTTACTTTAGGTCACCAATTTGGGGTGCAGGGCACGCCAGCGATTTTGCTGCCAAATGGCGATCTGCTGCCGGGCTATCGTGATCCGAAAGGTCTGCTGGAAGTGCTGAAAGCGTATAAATAA
- the xerD gene encoding site-specific tyrosine recombinase XerD, producing the protein MERNLSENTLASYRHDINPLLARLARSNASLLSVSSLDLQALLAERVDQGYKASSTARLLSALRRLFQYLYREKLRADDPTAILMRPKLPQRLPKDLSEALVERLLAAPDPQLPLELRDKAMLELLYACGLRVSELVGLTMDSLSLRQGVVRVIGKGNKERLVPMGEESLYWLEQFLTYGRASLLGEQSSDVVFPSQRGNRMTRQTFWHRIKHYAVRAGIDSEQLSPHVLRHAFATHLLNHGADLRVVQMLLGHTDLSTTQIYTHVATERLKQLHQEHHPRA; encoded by the coding sequence ATGGAGCGCAATCTGTCGGAGAATACACTGGCGTCGTACCGGCATGACATCAACCCGCTGTTGGCGCGTTTGGCGCGCAGTAATGCTTCTTTGCTGAGCGTCAGTAGTCTGGATTTGCAGGCGCTGTTGGCCGAACGGGTCGATCAGGGCTACAAAGCCAGCAGTACCGCACGTTTACTGAGTGCATTACGCCGGCTATTCCAGTATTTGTATCGTGAGAAATTGCGCGCCGATGATCCGACCGCCATCCTGATGCGCCCCAAATTACCACAGCGCTTGCCGAAGGATTTGAGTGAAGCGCTGGTGGAGCGTTTACTGGCCGCACCCGATCCGCAATTACCGCTGGAGCTGCGCGATAAAGCGATGCTGGAGCTTCTGTATGCCTGTGGGCTGCGGGTGTCTGAGCTAGTCGGGTTGACCATGGATAGTCTGAGCCTACGTCAAGGCGTGGTACGGGTGATCGGTAAAGGAAACAAAGAGCGACTGGTGCCGATGGGGGAAGAGTCTTTATACTGGCTGGAGCAGTTTCTGACCTATGGCCGTGCCAGCTTGCTGGGAGAGCAGTCTTCGGATGTGGTTTTCCCGAGCCAGCGCGGTAACCGGATGACCCGTCAGACTTTCTGGCACCGAATAAAACATTACGCCGTGCGCGCTGGCATTGATAGTGAACAGCTGTCGCCTCACGTATTACGCCATGCGTTTGCCACCCATCTGCTCAATCATGGCGCAGATTTGCGGGTAGTGCAGATGCTGCTGGGGCACACGGACTTATCCACCACCCAGATTTATACGCATGTGGCTACCGAGCGTTTGAAACAGCTGCATCAAGAGCATCATCCGCGTGCTTAA
- the fldB gene encoding flavodoxin FldB, with amino-acid sequence MKIGLFYGSTTCYTEMAAEKIRDTIGAELVTLHNIKDTPLTDMAQYDALILGISTWDFGELQEDWATRWAEFDTPAQTAALQGKLVALYGLGDQLGYGEWFLDALGMLHQKVSACGARSIGYWPAEGYEFSASQALTDDQQHFVGLALDEESQYSQSDERIQRWCEQILTEIAEQL; translated from the coding sequence ATGAAAATCGGCTTATTCTACGGTTCAACCACCTGCTATACCGAAATGGCAGCAGAAAAAATCCGCGATACGATCGGGGCAGAGTTGGTGACCCTGCACAATATTAAAGACACGCCACTGACCGACATGGCGCAGTACGATGCGTTGATCCTCGGCATTTCGACCTGGGATTTCGGCGAGCTACAAGAAGATTGGGCTACCCGTTGGGCGGAGTTCGACACCCCAGCGCAAACCGCCGCCCTGCAAGGCAAACTGGTCGCCTTGTATGGCTTGGGCGATCAGCTCGGTTACGGCGAATGGTTCTTGGATGCACTCGGTATGCTGCATCAGAAAGTCAGTGCCTGTGGCGCCCGCAGCATCGGTTACTGGCCCGCCGAAGGCTATGAGTTCAGTGCTTCACAAGCCCTTACCGACGATCAGCAGCATTTCGTTGGGCTGGCGCTGGATGAAGAGAGCCAGTACAGCCAAAGCGATGAGCGTATCCAACGCTGGTGTGAGCAGATCCTCACGGAAATCGCCGAACAGTTGTAA
- the brnQ gene encoding branched-chain amino acid transport system II carrier protein, whose amino-acid sequence MKQTLKWQDVMGLGMMTFAFFLGAGNIIFPPLAGQLAGDHALYTTLGFLATAVGLPLISIIAVARAGGGLPNMTRDLPAGFGTFASVLLFIVIGPAFAAPRTGLVAYEMALKPYFAAPDATVQMLVTAGFFAIAMALSWSRGALIDSIGKVMTPVLFLLLVVLAVAVVVAPQGVVEAAQGDYIATPFTKGFLDGYNTMDTFAALMFGMLIVDVIRSKGITDTKQTCNYLIIAGLIAAAGLAFVYVSLFRLGATSGAIAGGLDNGGAIFAAYVQALFGQPGQWILSAVVILACMTTAVGLISACSDYFSSLTALSYRQWVLILGVICAVVANVGLSTLISLSVPVLYALYPLAIGLVMLTFVRPWLRNPALSYRLVLGVALVFSLMDAAVAAGVNLSVMSFLPLFSKSMAWVLPTAIALVVALMLPAREQASQVQTA is encoded by the coding sequence GTGAAGCAGACATTAAAATGGCAAGATGTGATGGGATTGGGCATGATGACCTTTGCCTTCTTTTTGGGCGCAGGCAACATTATTTTCCCTCCGTTGGCTGGCCAACTGGCAGGTGACCATGCGCTGTATACCACCCTGGGCTTTTTGGCGACCGCTGTCGGCCTACCTCTGATTTCGATTATTGCCGTGGCCCGTGCGGGCGGCGGTCTGCCGAACATGACCCGCGATCTGCCGGCTGGGTTCGGTACTTTTGCTTCCGTGCTGCTGTTCATCGTGATTGGTCCTGCGTTTGCCGCGCCGCGTACCGGTCTGGTGGCTTATGAAATGGCGCTCAAACCGTATTTTGCTGCGCCGGATGCCACGGTGCAGATGCTGGTGACTGCCGGTTTCTTTGCTATCGCGATGGCGCTGTCGTGGAGCCGTGGTGCGCTGATCGACAGCATCGGTAAAGTGATGACGCCGGTGCTGTTCCTGCTGCTGGTGGTGCTGGCGGTTGCCGTGGTCGTTGCGCCGCAAGGCGTGGTAGAAGCTGCGCAAGGCGATTACATCGCAACACCGTTTACCAAAGGTTTCTTGGATGGCTATAACACCATGGATACCTTTGCGGCGCTGATGTTCGGCATGCTGATTGTGGATGTGATCCGCAGCAAAGGCATCACCGATACCAAGCAAACCTGTAACTACTTGATCATTGCCGGTCTGATTGCGGCGGCGGGTCTGGCGTTTGTGTACGTGTCCTTGTTCCGTCTGGGGGCCACTTCTGGTGCGATTGCCGGTGGTCTGGATAACGGTGGCGCTATCTTTGCTGCTTATGTACAAGCTCTGTTCGGTCAGCCGGGTCAGTGGATCTTGTCTGCCGTCGTTATTCTGGCCTGTATGACCACGGCGGTTGGCCTGATCAGTGCGTGCTCTGATTACTTCTCTAGCCTGACTGCACTGAGCTATCGTCAGTGGGTACTGATCTTAGGGGTTATCTGCGCAGTGGTGGCGAACGTTGGCTTGAGCACCTTGATCAGCCTGTCGGTACCGGTACTGTACGCGCTGTATCCGCTGGCCATTGGTCTGGTGATGCTGACTTTCGTGCGCCCATGGCTGAGAAATCCAGCGCTGAGCTATCGCTTGGTTCTGGGGGTGGCACTGGTGTTCAGCTTGATGGATGCGGCAGTGGCGGCGGGTGTCAATCTGTCGGTGATGAGCTTCCTGCCACTGTTTAGCAAGAGCATGGCGTGGGTACTGCCAACCGCAATCGCGTTGGTAGTGGCACTGATGTTGCCTGCTCGTGAGCAAGCCTCACAGGTGCAAACGGCTTAA
- a CDS encoding tRNA1(Val) (adenine(37)-N6)-methyltransferase, producing MSDKSSSPVTAPLNASATPSRAALPRNGFTFKQFFVAHDRCAMKVGTDGILLGAWASLQGVTKVLDIGTGTGLIALMLAQRSPSDTQITAIDIDADACQQAAENVAASPWPDKILIQHLSLQLLAAEAPAEQFDLIVSNPPYFTPGVACRDNQREQARYTDTLTHQALLDAARPLLNPLGRLCLVLPYSAGLALQSAAEQQGWFCYQNVSVSGREGKAPQRILLEFGLSPQKTQNNTLVINNSDGSYHCNYQDLTKDFYLFM from the coding sequence ATGTCTGATAAATCCTCATCCCCTGTCACTGCGCCTCTTAATGCGTCGGCAACGCCGTCGCGAGCAGCATTGCCACGTAATGGCTTTACCTTTAAGCAGTTTTTTGTGGCACACGATCGTTGCGCGATGAAAGTCGGCACGGACGGGATCCTGCTGGGAGCCTGGGCTTCGCTGCAAGGCGTGACAAAGGTTCTGGATATCGGAACGGGAACGGGACTAATAGCGCTGATGTTAGCACAACGCTCGCCATCTGACACACAGATTACCGCCATCGATATTGATGCCGATGCTTGTCAGCAAGCGGCTGAGAATGTCGCGGCATCGCCGTGGCCAGATAAAATTCTGATTCAGCACTTATCGCTGCAGCTGCTGGCCGCCGAAGCGCCGGCCGAGCAGTTCGATTTGATTGTCTCCAATCCGCCCTATTTTACCCCTGGGGTAGCCTGCCGTGATAACCAGCGTGAGCAAGCACGTTATACCGATACCTTGACTCACCAAGCCTTGCTGGACGCTGCGCGGCCGCTGTTAAACCCGCTCGGACGCTTGTGTTTGGTGCTGCCGTACAGCGCCGGTTTGGCGTTGCAAAGTGCGGCGGAGCAACAGGGCTGGTTTTGTTATCAAAATGTAAGCGTAAGTGGTCGCGAGGGGAAAGCACCTCAACGGATTCTGCTGGAATTCGGGTTGTCGCCCCAAAAAACTCAGAACAATACACTGGTTATAAACAACTCTGACGGAAGTTATCACTGCAACTATCAGGATCTCACAAAAGATTTTTACCTTTTTATGTGA
- the srmB gene encoding ATP-dependent RNA helicase SrmB yields the protein MVATQFSELDLDPRLLAALKDKGYERPTAIQSEAIPAAMEGRDVMGSAPTGTGKTATFLLPAIQHLLDYPRKKPGAPRVLVLTPTRELAMQVADQARELAANTHLAIATITGGVAYLNHAEVFSKNQDIVVATPGRLLQYIKEENFDCRAVEILIFDEADRMLQMGFGQDAEKISAETRWRNQTFLFSATLEGDALQNFADRLLNDPVKIEAEPSRRERKKILQFYYRADNLEHKTALLAHLLKQDDVTRAIVFVRKRERVRELVDNLHRQGIIAGYLEGEMAQTQRTRAIDKLKNGDIKVLVATDVASRGIDIDDISHVFNFDLPRTADAYLHRIGRTGRIGRKGTAISLVEAHDFDLLGKITRYINEELKYRVVDELRPQTKAPKHEGRKGPSKKQKERQKKKRAEKLEQKTEEKTKIRVRDKKNIGKRRQASSEENVAAKQKLEAAARAERKRALAAQRAAEDEYDD from the coding sequence ATGGTAGCGACACAATTTTCCGAATTAGATCTTGATCCACGTCTTCTGGCTGCACTGAAGGACAAGGGCTACGAACGCCCAACCGCCATTCAGAGCGAAGCCATTCCTGCTGCCATGGAAGGCCGCGATGTAATGGGCTCGGCCCCTACCGGTACCGGTAAAACCGCCACGTTTTTGCTGCCGGCTATCCAGCACCTGCTGGACTACCCACGTAAAAAGCCGGGTGCCCCACGCGTACTGGTCTTAACACCAACCCGTGAACTGGCTATGCAGGTCGCCGATCAGGCCCGTGAGCTGGCCGCCAATACCCATTTGGCGATTGCGACCATCACCGGTGGTGTGGCGTATTTGAATCACGCTGAAGTGTTCAGCAAAAACCAAGATATCGTGGTAGCGACCCCAGGTCGTCTGCTGCAGTACATCAAAGAAGAGAACTTTGACTGCCGCGCCGTTGAAATTCTGATCTTTGACGAAGCCGACCGCATGCTGCAAATGGGCTTCGGTCAGGACGCCGAGAAGATCTCTGCCGAAACGCGCTGGCGTAACCAGACCTTCTTGTTCTCCGCTACGCTGGAAGGTGATGCGCTGCAAAACTTTGCCGATCGTCTGCTGAACGATCCGGTGAAGATCGAAGCTGAGCCGAGCCGTCGTGAGCGCAAGAAGATCCTGCAGTTCTACTACCGCGCCGATAATCTGGAGCACAAGACTGCGCTGCTGGCGCACCTGCTCAAGCAAGACGATGTCACCCGCGCGATCGTGTTTGTGCGCAAGCGTGAGCGAGTTCGTGAGCTGGTGGATAACCTACACCGTCAGGGCATTATTGCCGGTTATCTGGAAGGGGAAATGGCGCAAACCCAGCGTACCCGCGCCATTGATAAGCTGAAAAACGGCGATATCAAAGTGCTGGTAGCGACCGACGTCGCCTCCCGTGGTATCGATATCGATGACATCAGCCACGTATTTAACTTCGATCTGCCACGCACCGCCGATGCTTACCTGCACCGCATTGGTCGTACCGGTCGTATTGGCCGTAAAGGTACCGCCATCTCGTTGGTCGAAGCGCACGATTTTGACCTGCTGGGCAAAATTACCCGCTACATCAACGAAGAGCTGAAGTACCGCGTGGTCGACGAATTGCGTCCACAGACCAAAGCGCCGAAGCACGAAGGTCGTAAAGGGCCATCGAAGAAACAAAAAGAGCGGCAGAAGAAAAAACGCGCCGAGAAGCTGGAGCAGAAAACGGAAGAGAAAACCAAAATCCGGGTTCGCGACAAGAAAAACATCGGTAAGCGTCGTCAAGCGAGTAGCGAAGAGAACGTGGCCGCGAAGCAAAAGCTGGAGGCCGCTGCACGCGCCGAGCGTAAACGCGCTCTGGCTGCACAACGCGCCGCCGAGGATGAGTACGACGATTAA
- the yaaA gene encoding peroxide stress protein YaaA, producing MLIVISPAKTLDYTSPLATTRFTQPTLLAPAAELIDICRALTPAQIASLMSISDKLAGLNAARFAEWQPPLSPENARQAILAFKGDVYTGLQAEQFSEADFDFAQQHLRMLSGLYGVLRPLDLMQPYRLEMGTRLANPAGADLYRFWGEQITETLNQALQEQGDAVLINLASDEYFKAVKPAKLRATIIKPVFQDRKNGKYKIISFYAKKARGLMSRFIITERLTEPEQLKDFDYEGYAYCPEASTELEWVFRRDAEL from the coding sequence ATGTTGATTGTTATCTCGCCGGCCAAAACGCTGGATTACACCAGTCCGCTGGCTACCACCCGTTTTACCCAGCCAACGCTCTTGGCACCGGCCGCTGAGCTGATTGACATCTGCCGTGCGCTGACTCCGGCGCAAATTGCTTCCTTGATGAGCATCAGTGACAAACTGGCTGGCCTGAATGCGGCCCGTTTTGCCGAATGGCAACCACCGCTTAGCCCAGAGAATGCGCGGCAAGCGATTTTGGCCTTTAAAGGCGATGTGTATACCGGTTTGCAGGCCGAGCAATTCAGTGAAGCGGATTTTGATTTTGCCCAGCAGCACCTGCGTATGTTATCCGGTCTGTATGGCGTATTGCGGCCGTTGGATTTGATGCAGCCGTATCGCTTAGAGATGGGTACCCGCTTGGCCAATCCAGCAGGTGCCGATCTGTACCGATTCTGGGGCGAGCAGATCACTGAGACATTGAATCAGGCCTTGCAAGAGCAGGGCGATGCGGTGCTGATTAATCTGGCATCGGATGAGTATTTCAAAGCGGTGAAACCGGCCAAGTTGCGCGCGACGATTATCAAGCCGGTGTTTCAAGACCGCAAAAACGGTAAGTACAAAATCATCAGCTTCTACGCCAAAAAAGCGCGCGGCCTGATGAGCCGTTTTATCATCACCGAGCGTTTGACCGAGCCTGAGCAGCTCAAAGATTTTGATTATGAGGGCTATGCCTACTGCCCAGAGGCATCCACCGAGTTGGAGTGGGTGTTCCGCCGCGATGCGGAGCTGTAA
- a CDS encoding alanine/glycine:cation symporter family protein: protein MNALISFVNDLLWGSVLIYFLLGAGLFFTLRLGFLQIRHFGHMFSILRRSRRSDDSGISSFQALCTSLAARVGTGNLAGVAVALTLGGPGAIFWMWVVAFIGMATAFVESTLAQLYKTKDDQGNYRGGPAYYMEKGLGMRRMGVLFSIFLIIAFGLVFNAVQSNSIAQAMHVAFGVPQLGVGIGLVVLTAVIIFGGVRTIARVAELIVPVMALVYLLLALYVVGINISKLPDVIALIVKSAFGWQEAAAGTLAYTISQAMINGVKRGLFSNEAGMGSAPNAAAAASPYPPHPASQGYVQMLGVFMDTIVICTATAAIILTSGTLETGQGMSGIDLTQRALSTAVGDWGAIFIAVAVFFFAFTSIIANYAYAETNLVFLEHNGNKRLLMFRGMVLGMVIFGAVAELPIVWAMADISMGLMALTNLIAILLLSGTAIKLAKDYNEQLDSGKLPVFDVRKYPELHSQLEPGIWDDPDALRKMAE from the coding sequence GTGAATGCCTTAATCTCGTTTGTTAACGATCTCCTATGGGGATCGGTGCTTATCTATTTCTTGTTGGGTGCTGGACTGTTTTTCACGCTGAGATTGGGTTTTCTGCAAATCCGTCATTTCGGTCATATGTTCTCCATCTTGCGTCGCAGCCGTCGTTCCGATGATTCCGGTATCTCCTCTTTCCAAGCTTTATGTACCAGTCTTGCCGCCCGTGTCGGGACCGGTAATCTGGCCGGTGTTGCCGTGGCGCTGACACTGGGTGGCCCGGGTGCCATTTTCTGGATGTGGGTGGTCGCTTTCATCGGTATGGCGACTGCGTTCGTCGAAAGTACGTTGGCGCAGCTGTACAAGACCAAAGATGATCAGGGCAACTACCGTGGTGGTCCGGCGTATTACATGGAAAAGGGCCTTGGCATGCGTCGGATGGGGGTGTTGTTCTCCATCTTCTTGATCATCGCCTTCGGTCTGGTGTTTAACGCGGTTCAGTCCAACTCCATTGCGCAAGCGATGCATGTGGCCTTTGGTGTGCCGCAGCTGGGCGTGGGGATTGGTCTGGTGGTGCTGACCGCGGTGATCATCTTCGGTGGTGTGCGCACCATCGCCCGCGTGGCAGAGCTGATTGTGCCGGTGATGGCGCTGGTTTATCTGCTGCTGGCCCTGTATGTCGTGGGTATCAACATCAGCAAGCTGCCGGATGTGATTGCACTGATCGTGAAAAGTGCGTTCGGTTGGCAGGAAGCGGCGGCCGGTACCTTGGCGTACACCATTAGCCAAGCGATGATTAACGGCGTGAAACGCGGTCTGTTCTCTAACGAGGCCGGTATGGGCTCGGCGCCAAACGCCGCCGCGGCCGCTTCGCCGTATCCGCCACATCCAGCTTCACAAGGTTATGTGCAGATGCTGGGCGTGTTTATGGACACTATCGTTATCTGTACCGCCACCGCGGCAATTATCCTGACTTCCGGCACGCTGGAAACTGGTCAGGGCATGAGCGGCATCGATCTGACGCAACGTGCGCTGTCGACTGCGGTGGGTGATTGGGGCGCAATCTTCATCGCAGTAGCGGTGTTCTTCTTCGCCTTTACCTCTATCATCGCCAACTATGCGTACGCAGAAACCAACTTGGTATTCTTGGAGCATAACGGCAATAAGCGTCTGCTGATGTTCCGTGGCATGGTTCTGGGCATGGTGATTTTCGGCGCCGTGGCCGAGTTGCCAATTGTTTGGGCGATGGCGGATATCTCTATGGGCCTGATGGCGCTGACTAACCTGATTGCTATCTTGTTGCTGTCAGGCACCGCTATCAAGCTGGCCAAGGATTACAACGAACAGCTCGACTCTGGCAAATTGCCAGTATTCGATGTGCGTAAGTATCCTGAGCTGCACAGCCAGCTTGAGCCGGGCATTTGGGATGATCCAGACGCGCTGCGTAAAATGGCCGAATAA
- the tal gene encoding transaldolase, producing the protein MADKLSALRKLTTVVADTGDIEAIKRYQPEDATTNPSLILNAAQIPEYAPLIDDAVRYAKALSQDKAQQIVDAADKLAVNIGLEILKIVPGRISTEVDARLSYDTEASLAKARKLIRLYNEAGISNDRILIKLASTWQGIRAAEILEQEGINCNLTLLFSFAQARACAEAGVFLISPFVGRIMDWYKANTEQKSFAPHEDPGVISVTSIYNYYKQHGYHTVVMGASFRNIGEITELAGCDRLTIGPNLLQELAEAEGELPVKLAYHGEVLPRPARMTEAEFYWQHNQDPMAVEKLSDGIRKFAVDQGKLEQMIEARL; encoded by the coding sequence ATGGCTGACAAACTCTCTGCTCTACGCAAACTCACCACAGTTGTAGCGGACACTGGCGACATCGAAGCCATCAAACGTTACCAACCGGAAGATGCCACCACTAACCCGTCACTGATCCTCAACGCCGCCCAGATCCCGGAGTACGCGCCGCTGATCGATGATGCCGTTCGTTATGCCAAGGCACTGAGTCAGGATAAAGCCCAGCAAATCGTTGATGCCGCCGACAAACTGGCTGTCAACATCGGCCTGGAAATTCTGAAAATTGTTCCAGGACGCATCTCCACTGAAGTAGATGCGCGCCTGTCTTATGACACCGAAGCCAGTCTGGCTAAAGCTCGCAAGCTGATCCGTCTGTACAACGAAGCCGGGATCAGCAATGACCGTATTCTGATTAAACTGGCCTCGACTTGGCAGGGTATTCGCGCGGCAGAAATCTTAGAGCAAGAAGGGATCAACTGTAACCTGACCCTGCTGTTCTCCTTCGCTCAAGCTCGCGCTTGTGCGGAAGCCGGTGTGTTCCTGATCTCCCCATTCGTGGGCCGCATCATGGACTGGTACAAAGCCAACACCGAACAGAAGAGCTTTGCGCCGCATGAAGATCCGGGCGTCATCTCCGTGACCTCTATCTACAACTATTACAAGCAGCACGGCTACCACACTGTGGTTATGGGTGCGAGCTTCCGTAATATCGGTGAAATCACCGAGCTGGCCGGTTGCGACCGCCTGACTATCGGCCCGAACCTGCTGCAAGAGCTGGCGGAAGCCGAAGGCGAACTGCCGGTGAAACTGGCGTACCACGGTGAAGTTCTGCCGCGTCCTGCACGCATGACCGAAGCGGAGTTCTACTGGCAGCACAACCAAGATCCAATGGCCGTAGAAAAACTGTCTGACGGTATCCGTAAGTTTGCCGTCGACCAAGGCAAACTGGAGCAGATGATCGAAGCGCGTCTGTAA